A stretch of the Ostrea edulis chromosome 9, xbOstEdul1.1, whole genome shotgun sequence genome encodes the following:
- the LOC125657991 gene encoding perlucin-like, which yields MDVTKCMVLTYFLALELSLVSAECPRNWHRHADSCYLFVTRMRLQWNEAWNFCKNYGGMLAEIDSASENTFLKSQAKKIGDSFWLGGADIIVEGEWEWMSSHRRVSFTDWGPGEPSDAGGTTEHCLDMHIGLHEAWNDVSCGINYFFICERAVGLGGNIFG from the exons GAGTCTCGTCTCTGCGGAATGTCCCAGGAACTGGCATCGCCATGCGGACTCTTGTTATCTCTTTGTTACGAGGATGCGTTTGCAGTGGAACGAAGCATGG AACTTCTGCAAGAACTACGGAGGAATGTTAGCGGAGATAGACTCAGCATCGGAAAATACATTTCTTAAGAGTCAAGCCAAGAAGATCGGAG ATAGTTTTTGGCTGGGAGGTGCAGACATCATTGTTGAGGGGGAGTGGGAATGGATGAGCAGTCACAGACGAGTCTCTTTCACAGACTGGGGGCCGGGGGAGCCTAGTGACGCTGGAGGAACCACTGAACACTGCCTGGATATGCACATCGGCTTACACGAGGCTTGGAACGATGTGTCGTGCGGCATCAATTATTTCTTCATATGTGAAAGAGC agtcGGGCTTGGAGGTAATATATTTGGATGA